A DNA window from Bacteroides cellulosilyticus contains the following coding sequences:
- a CDS encoding SusC/RagA family TonB-linked outer membrane protein — translation MKKYKIIVLAMLACVSLKSWAQEEGNIAGKVVDKLGNPIEGVLISVENNPLVQATTDRNGKFEIIADHTQRLQVRTGKDDTKIVPVADGKDLTIVMDFSSEKVNYGFGLNQTNAESTGAVSTVYADQIDNRSTFNVGNALYGNVTGLYTMQKTGNVWDQISSMAIRGQKTLNDKNGILLLVDGLERDNGYQALNYISPEEVESVSILRDAAAVALYGFRGVNGVVNIVTKRGKYKSREINFSYDHGFNSQTRIPKMADASTYANAINEALANDGKSARYSQNELNAFKSGKYPYLYPNVNWMDEVFRDQGTTDIATLTFRGGSTKMRYFTMLNLQNNRGFIKNANSNDGYSTQDKYSRANFRSNLDIDLTPKTRLQANISGVLNEFSRPSSSGDNLIGKLYTVPSAAFPIKTEKGLWGGNSTWNGDYNPVYLAQGHGYTKGHTRALYADMLLRQDLSSITKGLGGSVRIGYDNLASYWEDHRRSEKYGMQSVSQWTNGEPSAFTNFEGGSVGTSESSKLDWQYRSLNFQANVDWNRSFGKHDLYSMLLYTYKYDDRNGVNVTLFTQNAGWYTHYGYDNRYFADFTLMFSASNKLDPDSRWLPAPTVGLSWVISNEAFMKNQNVIDFMKLRASFGIINTDNTPADGYWLNKMEGGGTYPVVGGNNFGNGDGGWAEGRLPSLNGVLEKAYKYNVGLDMSLLKGLTFTIDGFYERRSDIWVSAAGQNSAVLGVGSPYKNAGIVDSWGTEMGLDYNKRIGDFQLRLGGTFSFNRSEIIENLEEPKAYEYLSAKGKPVGQIWGLQAIGHFVDQADIDNSTPQQFGPVKPGDIKYKDVNNDGVINSNDMIPMGYNSVWPEIYYGFNVGLEWKGLGFNAYFQGVGNYTAWLTSSVYRPLINNTSISQYAYENRWTPENPNARFPRLTTENVDNNTQSSSVWLQDRSFLKLRNCEVYYKIPSAWLNKIKMKTAKVYVRGTDLFSIDKIDLTDPEAIGDVYPATRSIHIGLSLGL, via the coding sequence ATGAAAAAATATAAAATAATAGTTTTAGCAATGTTGGCTTGTGTCTCTCTGAAAAGCTGGGCGCAAGAGGAAGGCAATATAGCCGGAAAAGTGGTTGATAAACTAGGCAATCCGATAGAAGGTGTATTGATTTCCGTTGAAAACAATCCGTTGGTACAGGCGACGACTGACCGTAATGGTAAATTTGAAATTATAGCCGATCATACTCAACGCTTGCAGGTACGTACTGGTAAGGATGATACTAAAATTGTGCCTGTAGCTGATGGGAAAGACCTGACGATTGTTATGGATTTCTCCAGTGAGAAAGTCAACTACGGCTTTGGTTTGAATCAGACCAATGCCGAATCTACAGGTGCTGTCTCTACGGTTTATGCAGACCAGATTGACAACCGTTCTACCTTCAATGTAGGTAATGCATTGTATGGTAATGTAACGGGGCTTTATACTATGCAGAAGACGGGTAATGTTTGGGATCAGATTTCATCTATGGCTATCCGTGGACAAAAGACACTAAATGATAAAAATGGTATATTGCTGTTAGTGGATGGTCTGGAACGGGATAATGGCTATCAGGCATTGAATTATATCTCTCCAGAAGAAGTTGAATCTGTTAGTATCCTGCGAGATGCAGCGGCAGTAGCTCTTTATGGTTTCCGGGGTGTAAACGGTGTAGTGAATATCGTGACTAAACGTGGTAAGTACAAAAGTCGTGAGATAAACTTCTCTTATGATCATGGTTTTAATTCTCAGACACGAATTCCGAAAATGGCGGATGCTTCTACTTATGCTAATGCTATCAATGAAGCTTTGGCTAATGATGGGAAATCGGCACGTTATTCTCAGAATGAGTTGAATGCTTTCAAAAGTGGGAAGTATCCTTATCTCTATCCTAATGTGAACTGGATGGACGAGGTCTTCCGTGATCAGGGAACTACGGATATAGCAACCTTGACATTCCGTGGAGGTTCTACCAAGATGCGCTACTTCACGATGTTGAATTTGCAGAATAATCGTGGTTTTATTAAGAATGCCAATTCCAATGATGGGTATTCTACGCAAGACAAATATTCAAGAGCCAATTTCCGTTCAAATCTGGATATTGACCTGACACCCAAAACGAGATTACAGGCTAATATATCAGGTGTACTGAATGAATTCAGCCGTCCAAGCTCAAGTGGTGATAATCTGATCGGTAAGTTGTATACAGTGCCGTCGGCAGCATTCCCAATTAAAACAGAAAAGGGCTTGTGGGGTGGTAATAGTACTTGGAATGGTGATTATAACCCTGTATATCTGGCACAAGGCCATGGCTATACTAAGGGACACACTCGCGCTCTGTATGCTGACATGTTATTGCGTCAGGATTTGTCATCCATTACCAAAGGATTGGGTGGATCGGTACGTATCGGGTATGATAATTTAGCTTCTTATTGGGAAGATCACCGTAGAAGTGAAAAATATGGCATGCAGTCTGTTAGCCAATGGACTAATGGAGAACCATCAGCTTTCACTAATTTTGAGGGAGGTTCGGTAGGTACTAGCGAAAGTTCAAAATTGGATTGGCAGTATCGCTCTTTAAACTTTCAGGCAAATGTAGATTGGAACCGCAGCTTTGGCAAACATGACCTTTACTCTATGCTGTTGTATACGTATAAATATGACGATAGAAATGGAGTAAATGTAACTTTGTTTACTCAGAATGCAGGTTGGTACACTCATTATGGCTATGATAATCGCTATTTTGCAGACTTTACTTTAATGTTTTCCGCTTCTAATAAGTTGGATCCTGATAGCCGTTGGTTACCGGCTCCCACTGTAGGGTTGTCATGGGTTATCTCCAACGAAGCTTTCATGAAAAACCAAAATGTAATAGACTTCATGAAACTGCGTGCTTCATTTGGTATTATCAATACGGATAACACGCCGGCTGATGGCTATTGGCTTAATAAAATGGAAGGCGGAGGAACTTATCCTGTAGTAGGCGGTAATAACTTTGGAAATGGAGATGGCGGATGGGCTGAAGGCCGGTTACCTTCATTGAACGGGGTGTTGGAGAAAGCCTATAAATATAATGTCGGTTTGGATATGTCTTTGTTGAAAGGACTGACCTTCACTATTGATGGTTTTTATGAAAGACGCTCGGATATTTGGGTAAGTGCAGCAGGACAGAACTCGGCGGTATTAGGTGTTGGTAGCCCTTATAAGAATGCCGGTATAGTAGATAGCTGGGGTACAGAAATGGGTTTGGATTATAATAAACGTATTGGAGATTTCCAGTTACGTTTGGGCGGAACCTTCTCATTCAACCGTAGTGAGATTATCGAAAATTTGGAAGAACCCAAAGCTTATGAGTATTTAAGTGCGAAAGGAAAACCGGTTGGACAGATTTGGGGCTTGCAAGCTATCGGTCATTTTGTAGATCAGGCAGATATTGATAATAGTACACCTCAACAATTTGGTCCGGTAAAGCCGGGTGATATTAAGTATAAGGATGTAAATAATGATGGTGTCATTAACTCCAACGATATGATCCCCATGGGCTATAATTCTGTCTGGCCGGAAATTTATTATGGCTTCAATGTAGGATTAGAATGGAAAGGTTTGGGCTTTAACGCTTATTTTCAAGGTGTAGGTAATTATACGGCTTGGCTTACATCCAGTGTATATCGTCCATTGATAAATAATACTTCTATTTCACAGTATGCTTATGAGAATCGTTGGACACCTGAAAACCCGAATGCCCGCTTCCCGCGTTTGACTACGGAAAATGTGGATAATAACACACAAAGCAGCTCTGTATGGTTGCAAGACCGCTCTTTCCTGAAGCTGCGTAACTGTGAAGTATATTATAAGATACCTTCTGCCTGGTTGAATAAGATCAAGATGAAAACAGCGAAGGTTTATGTAAGAGGTACAGACTTGTTCAGTATTGACAAAATCGATTTAACTGATCCGGAAGCTATAGGAGACGTTTATCCGGCTACCCGCTCTATACATATCGGTTTATCACTGGGGCTCTAA
- a CDS encoding RagB/SusD family nutrient uptake outer membrane protein: protein MRHLTKWFIIAFAGVTILFASCVDQIKFGDSFLEKPPTTNDLNQDSIFGKADYARAFLWNAYTKLYYGLPYYWGGYDEKKMNTGMFEVLSDCWHSHNSWDGVNRLYYSGAYTAADEDGSRGDVRYNYIDDKAWSGIRAGWMFIENVDRVPDMDSAEKARLIAEAKVLIASRYFDMFRHFGGLPLVDKTYDVQAVYEVPRATAAATVEFMVGLLDAAINEPELPWSLGTDDSNWQGRFTKAAAMALKCKMLLFAASPLFNDSEPYSTESPQDAVSNLQVWYGGYNADWWEQCYQACYKFFEQLEANGFYALMEADGTSSQNYRDAFFKAYFERQDNTELLISTRVIGKFNNDWWYKFQTEFVGYGNYTPTLEYMQMFPMSDGTPFDSNTLLADGAFPFFTDNDYNKPVRDPRLYETMLVNGANFGDHAAELWLGGRDNIGDTEKETGKVATGFSLYKFYKTGNLSGTYPQWPYLRLAEVYLIYAEAILQAKGDLQKAIDQVDIVRARVGLGGLAECNPTKNLTTDKNALLEEILRERACELGLEDVRFFDMIRYKRADLFQKKLHGLKVYRNDGGGNKPWSGTSGNASEYPNKPSNFKYEVFELKNIARTWWSNFNPKWYLAAFPPSEVNKGYGLTQNPGWK, encoded by the coding sequence ATGAGACATTTAACGAAATGGTTTATAATAGCATTTGCAGGGGTTACCATACTCTTTGCTTCTTGCGTCGATCAAATAAAGTTCGGTGATAGTTTTCTTGAAAAACCGCCTACGACGAACGACTTGAATCAAGATTCTATTTTTGGAAAAGCTGATTATGCCCGTGCATTTTTATGGAATGCTTATACAAAACTTTATTATGGTTTACCTTACTACTGGGGGGGCTATGATGAAAAGAAAATGAACACCGGTATGTTTGAAGTTCTTTCTGATTGCTGGCATAGTCATAATAGCTGGGATGGAGTGAATCGCCTCTATTATAGTGGTGCATATACGGCAGCTGATGAAGATGGTTCCCGAGGCGATGTCCGCTACAACTATATAGATGATAAAGCCTGGAGTGGTATTCGTGCCGGGTGGATGTTTATTGAAAATGTAGATCGTGTACCGGATATGGACAGTGCCGAGAAAGCGCGTCTGATTGCAGAGGCAAAAGTACTGATAGCTTCCCGTTATTTCGATATGTTCCGTCATTTTGGTGGTTTGCCGCTGGTAGACAAAACGTATGATGTACAAGCTGTCTACGAAGTTCCCCGTGCAACGGCTGCGGCAACGGTTGAATTTATGGTGGGCTTATTGGATGCTGCTATCAATGAGCCGGAATTGCCTTGGTCTTTGGGAACAGATGATTCGAACTGGCAAGGACGTTTTACAAAAGCGGCAGCAATGGCATTGAAATGTAAGATGCTGCTGTTTGCGGCCAGTCCGTTGTTTAATGATAGCGAACCTTATTCTACAGAATCTCCACAAGATGCTGTAAGTAATCTGCAAGTATGGTACGGAGGTTATAATGCTGACTGGTGGGAACAATGTTACCAGGCATGTTATAAGTTTTTTGAACAGTTAGAAGCTAACGGCTTTTATGCATTGATGGAGGCAGATGGAACAAGCTCACAAAATTATCGTGACGCTTTCTTCAAAGCTTATTTTGAACGTCAGGATAATACGGAATTACTTATTTCTACTCGCGTAATAGGTAAGTTCAATAACGACTGGTGGTATAAATTTCAGACTGAATTTGTAGGTTATGGCAACTATACTCCGACCTTGGAATATATGCAGATGTTCCCAATGAGTGACGGTACGCCTTTTGACTCCAATACGCTGCTGGCTGATGGTGCTTTCCCATTCTTTACAGATAATGATTATAACAAGCCGGTACGTGACCCGCGTTTGTACGAGACGATGTTGGTGAATGGTGCCAACTTTGGTGACCATGCGGCTGAATTGTGGCTGGGCGGTCGTGATAACATTGGCGATACGGAAAAGGAAACAGGAAAGGTAGCTACCGGTTTCAGCCTTTATAAATTCTATAAAACAGGTAACTTAAGTGGAACTTATCCTCAGTGGCCTTATTTACGTTTAGCTGAAGTTTATTTGATTTATGCAGAAGCCATCCTGCAAGCTAAGGGGGATTTGCAGAAAGCTATTGATCAGGTAGATATCGTACGTGCTCGTGTTGGTTTAGGGGGCTTGGCAGAGTGTAATCCTACCAAGAATCTGACGACTGATAAAAATGCTTTATTGGAAGAAATACTCCGCGAACGTGCTTGTGAGCTTGGTTTGGAAGATGTACGTTTCTTTGATATGATTCGTTACAAACGTGCTGATCTTTTCCAGAAGAAACTTCATGGACTGAAAGTTTATCGTAATGACGGTGGTGGAAACAAACCATGGTCGGGTACCAGTGGTAATGCTTCTGAATACCCTAATAAACCATCTAATTTCAAGTACGAAGTGTTCGAACTTAAAAACATAGCTCGCACCTGGTGGAGCAATTTTAATCCTAAATGGTATTTAGCTGCTTTCCCGCCTTCGGAAGTAAACAAAGGATATGGACTGACACAAAACCCGGGTTGGAAATAA
- a CDS encoding SusC/RagA family TonB-linked outer membrane protein translates to MEKQENFCKRQAQKLCRLFPVAILLFLFLSVPLKGYSEDVPSLESVQQNTVKVTGTVKDANGEPIIGANVMVVGTATGVITDIDGNFSLNVPVGSKLQFSFIGYKEQVVSVKKGISLNIVLEEDAQMLGEVEVVAYGVQKKVSVTGAISSMRGDDLLKTPAGSISNILSGQVTGISSVQYSGEPGADAADIYVRGIATTNNATPLIQVDGVERDFSQIDPNEIESVTILKDASATAVFGVRGANGVILITTKRGAEGKAKISFTTSAGVNVRTKELEFANSYQYASYVNMMRTNDGNEPLYSDEQLAAFRDHTNPLLYPDINWIDYCMNKAAFQSQHNVSISGGTNNMRYFVSAGLFTQDGMFKQFNLTDDFNFDYKRYNYRANLDFDISKTTLLSVNIGGRVESKRTPESGEDQNQLFRKLYWAVPFASAGIVDGKYIKTNADYVTKPGADGLESYYGKGFRNQTTNVLNLDLVLDQKLDFITKGLSIKLKGSYNSSYSTTKIASSSVATYTPVVDDKGAITYKKSGSDSQTSYREGDYGKGRDWYMELALNYNRKFGDHNVTALFLYNQSKRYYPGGDYDYIPTGYVGLVGRVTYDWKTRYLAEFNVGYNGSENFNPENRYGFFPAGSIGWIVSEEPFFAPVKKVVNYFKIRATLGMVGNDNYAGKRFLYLPGSYSYGQNNNHNAPGGFFGQNIGNAKPGAWEATQSNPYAKWETAVKQNYGIDFNILNDHLSISADYFIEKRRDILRTPDYLPGILGMTLPAINVNKVENKGFEVQAKWNDKIGTDFRYWANFNISFARNKIVFMNEVEQNEPWMYQTGRRINARSMYKFWGFYDETADIRYQEEFGIPISDHGITLQPGDAVYVDLNKDGKLDGNDATRDIGFTDLPEYTAGLNLGFSWKNFDFSMQWTGAWNVDRMLSEFRQPLGDTQNKGLLLYQYENTWRSSEDTYTAKFPRITATNRKNNFEKGSDLYLINASYLRLKNIEIGYNFDFPFMKKMKLNSCRMYVNGYNLLTFTAFDWGDPESRQSDRPNYPLTRVFNIGLKLGF, encoded by the coding sequence ATGGAAAAGCAAGAAAATTTCTGTAAACGACAGGCTCAAAAATTATGTCGATTATTTCCAGTTGCAATTTTATTGTTTTTGTTTTTATCTGTCCCTTTAAAGGGATATAGTGAAGATGTTCCCTCTTTAGAGAGTGTACAGCAAAACACAGTAAAAGTAACTGGTACAGTCAAGGATGCAAATGGTGAGCCGATTATTGGTGCTAACGTTATGGTGGTAGGTACAGCTACCGGTGTTATTACTGATATTGATGGTAATTTTAGTCTGAATGTCCCGGTCGGGAGTAAGTTACAGTTTAGTTTTATTGGTTATAAGGAACAGGTAGTTTCTGTTAAAAAAGGTATTAGTCTTAATATAGTATTAGAAGAAGATGCCCAGATGTTGGGTGAAGTAGAGGTTGTAGCTTACGGTGTACAAAAGAAGGTATCAGTAACGGGTGCCATTTCCTCAATGAGAGGAGATGACTTATTGAAAACACCGGCAGGTTCTATTTCAAACATTCTTTCCGGACAGGTGACGGGTATTTCTTCTGTACAATATTCCGGTGAACCGGGTGCTGATGCGGCGGATATTTATGTGCGTGGTATTGCAACAACTAATAATGCAACTCCATTAATTCAAGTAGATGGTGTAGAACGTGATTTCTCTCAGATTGACCCAAATGAAATAGAGAGTGTAACCATTTTGAAAGATGCTTCGGCAACTGCGGTATTCGGTGTACGAGGTGCAAATGGTGTTATTTTGATTACAACTAAACGTGGTGCTGAAGGAAAAGCGAAAATTTCATTTACCACTTCTGCCGGTGTCAATGTGCGTACTAAAGAACTGGAGTTTGCAAATTCTTATCAGTATGCTTCTTATGTTAATATGATGAGGACTAATGACGGTAACGAGCCTCTTTATTCGGATGAGCAGTTGGCTGCTTTTCGGGATCATACTAACCCGTTACTTTATCCGGATATTAACTGGATTGATTACTGTATGAACAAAGCCGCTTTTCAGTCACAGCACAATGTTAGCATCTCCGGTGGAACAAATAATATGCGTTACTTTGTGTCTGCGGGTTTGTTCACCCAAGATGGTATGTTTAAGCAATTCAATCTGACAGATGATTTTAACTTTGACTATAAGCGATATAATTATCGGGCAAATCTGGATTTTGATATCAGCAAAACAACATTATTATCAGTCAATATTGGCGGACGCGTGGAGAGTAAGCGTACGCCTGAGTCTGGTGAAGATCAGAATCAATTGTTCCGTAAACTTTATTGGGCTGTACCTTTTGCCAGTGCTGGTATAGTAGACGGTAAATATATCAAAACGAATGCGGATTATGTTACTAAACCTGGAGCAGATGGTTTGGAATCTTATTATGGCAAAGGTTTCCGTAATCAGACAACGAATGTGCTGAATCTGGACTTGGTGCTCGACCAGAAACTTGATTTCATAACAAAGGGACTTTCTATAAAATTGAAAGGGTCATATAACTCTTCTTACTCAACCACTAAAATAGCCAGTTCTTCCGTAGCTACCTATACACCGGTTGTAGATGACAAGGGTGCTATTACTTACAAAAAATCAGGTTCTGATAGCCAGACGAGCTATCGTGAAGGAGATTATGGTAAGGGACGTGACTGGTATATGGAATTAGCTTTAAACTATAATCGTAAGTTTGGCGATCATAATGTTACAGCATTGTTTCTTTACAATCAATCAAAAAGATATTATCCCGGAGGAGATTACGACTATATTCCTACCGGTTATGTAGGATTGGTAGGACGTGTGACGTATGACTGGAAGACTCGCTATTTGGCCGAATTTAATGTAGGTTATAACGGTTCAGAGAACTTTAATCCTGAAAATCGTTACGGCTTCTTCCCTGCCGGTTCTATCGGTTGGATTGTTAGTGAGGAACCTTTCTTTGCTCCTGTGAAGAAGGTTGTGAATTATTTTAAAATTCGTGCAACTTTGGGTATGGTAGGTAATGATAACTATGCGGGTAAGCGTTTCCTCTATTTGCCAGGTTCTTATAGTTATGGACAAAATAATAACCATAACGCTCCCGGCGGTTTCTTTGGACAGAATATAGGAAATGCCAAGCCGGGTGCATGGGAAGCCACTCAGAGTAATCCGTATGCTAAATGGGAAACAGCTGTTAAGCAAAATTATGGTATTGACTTCAATATTCTTAATGACCACTTGAGTATATCTGCCGATTATTTTATAGAAAAGCGTCGTGATATTCTTAGAACTCCGGATTATCTGCCGGGTATTTTGGGTATGACTCTTCCGGCAATTAATGTGAATAAGGTAGAGAATAAAGGTTTTGAAGTACAGGCGAAGTGGAATGATAAAATAGGAACTGATTTTCGTTATTGGGCTAATTTCAATATATCATTTGCACGGAACAAGATTGTATTCATGAATGAAGTTGAGCAAAATGAACCTTGGATGTATCAAACTGGACGTCGTATAAATGCACGTTCTATGTATAAGTTCTGGGGCTTCTATGATGAGACGGCCGATATACGTTATCAGGAAGAATTTGGAATACCCATTAGTGATCATGGAATTACGTTGCAGCCCGGTGATGCGGTTTATGTAGACTTGAATAAGGATGGAAAGCTGGACGGCAATGATGCGACACGAGATATAGGTTTTACTGATCTTCCGGAATATACGGCAGGTTTGAATTTAGGCTTTTCTTGGAAGAATTTTGATTTCTCTATGCAGTGGACGGGTGCCTGGAATGTAGACCGTATGCTTTCTGAATTCAGACAGCCGCTTGGTGATACTCAAAACAAAGGCTTGTTGTTGTACCAATATGAAAATACCTGGCGGTCTTCAGAAGACACATATACTGCTAAATTTCCTCGCATAACGGCAACGAATCGTAAAAATAACTTTGAAAAAGGAAGTGATTTGTATTTGATAAATGCAAGCTATCTCCGTTTGAAGAACATCGAAATCGGTTATAATTTTGATTTCCCCTTCATGAAAAAAATGAAACTGAATAGTTGCCGCATGTATGTAAATGGCTATAATTTATTGACATTTACTGCTTTTGATTGGGGAGATCCGGAGTCTCGTCAGAGCGATCGTCCTAATTATCCTTTGACCAGAGTATTTAATATTGGTCTGAAATTAGGCTTTTAA